In Capricornis sumatraensis isolate serow.1 chromosome 6, serow.2, whole genome shotgun sequence, the genomic window GAAATTGTgaccattttaaagtattaattttacttatttcccAATAACTTCAAATGTACCCATCTGATTGGGTATGTGTCAATTAAATGAGAACTTTTTTTATTATTCAACACTTTTACTTAAACTGTTCAACACTTTTCTGCTCAGAGTTTCAGAACTGAAGAAAGGACATTCAGTGATCCTGTCTCTCACTGGAAGCTTATGTCACAGAATCTAATGagtttcagtcattcattcaggcAGTTGATTCCACTGGgcatctctgtttctctgtctctttcttcctctgagaACGAAGGACGGTGAGAACCAGGCTACTCGTTCCGGGAGAAATAGCCTTCTTTCCTTTACTCGAGTATAATTTTGCACTTAGTCTACATTCTTTCAGTGACTTGCTGGCCAGGGTTTGTCTTGCTGCTCCTGCTCTAGTTCTAATTCACGCTGAGGTTAGAAACATACAGGGAAGTGAAGGAAGGCAGAGGGGCTGAGCTCTGCCAAATCTAAGACTtgagtttgtttgttgttgtttcccTTTGACACTTTCCTAGAAAGTAAAGCTCCACAGTTGTTTTGTGGGCAAAAAGGAAACTAATCTAAGTCTGAATGTCTGAATATGAACAAAGGGAAGTGGTTTTCCCTGACACAATGATGTCTTCTGAGTTAGCAAACTTCAGTGCAGCACAGGTGGGGATGAGGCTGTGGCAGAGGGCAAGCATGAGGCCAGTATGAACAACAGAAAGGCTGGGCCACGGCTGCTGCTGACAGAAGCTCAACAAAGGGTAAGTCCCGGGTCAAGCGACTGTCCTTAATTTGCAAGATCAGCtacctcatttttctttcaattaatgCACATAGGATTCCTttcaggagagaagaaagaggtCAAACCCATCACCTATCAAGAGATGGACAACTAGAATGCCAATTGCTGGAATACTAACCCTCTCTGGCAGTGTCTTGGAGACCAGCCTTGCTGAGCATCTGTCTAGGTAATACATCCACTCAGGCAAGGAGAAGATGCTTTGAAAAAAAACTAGAATGAAATAGAATTAAATGATTGCAAAACATCCTGAACTTAATCTGGATACTAGTAATTATGATATTAAAAACTATAGCTGAATTTTATTACCTGCTGCTAATGGACTAGTCACTTTTCAAGCTCTTTAGAATTTTAACTGAATCCTCTCATTAGCTCTTAGGGTCACACTCACTTATACTcctggagaaaaatataaatctagACAAATGAACTATTCCAATCATAGCAAAGATTCAAGAGCAAACCTTGGGGGCTTTGATTTGTCTGAAtgatccaatttaaaaaaaaaggaggggtgcAAATGAACATGACATTAAGGAACCAATGAAATAAGTGATAGAGGAGAATGAGTTGAGAAAGATACCTTAATACATTTCAAATGTCAAAGGGTCACGACCTATTGTCTTGTAGGGCCACAGTGTGTGGTCTGAAGTCCGCAAAATTAAGATCTAATCCTAAATAGACAAAATCACTATTTAATAGTTGGAAGGGAGTAGATTGTTCTGCCAGCTAAAAGAAAAGCAGGAGTTTGCTCATTGTTTAGTGGTTAGGatccagcactttcactgctgtgacctgatttccatctctggttggggaagtccGATCACACAAGCCTCGCTGAAGTCTAAGCTTTTATGAGTGGTTTCTTCAATGAAATTtagtaaaataatttcattaaccCTATGAGAGGTAAGCCCTACTTTCTATGTATTTAAACCTCTTGACCTTTCTTGTGAGCTTAAGAACAAAGAAACGCAGGTAACAGTCTCTCGCCACATGAGTTCTGATGTTTCTCCTTCaggatgacaatgaaaacatcttTCAGCATCAGGTTCTGCAGAATGAAGTCTCTACCCACTGCAGTCCCTGACCTCCAACACGCCCTGATAGGAATTCAGGGTTGAGAGCAGGaacgaggcactctgtgctctgggaaaactgacACAAGAGGCCTTCTGATAGTTAGATAATTTCCGGAGAAAATTGATGAACCCAATTTTACAACTTCTCATGGGTAGAAAGCTCTAAAATCTTTCAGAGAGACATCTGTTCCTCCTGATTCTCGGCCACTTTCTCCCGAGATGTGAGTCTATCTGCACGTCGCCCCTCACCACAGTCGCATGCATGCTGACCTCCTCTGCGTGCGTGGGGCAGGTCCTCAGGGCTGAGGGGGGCTGCGCTCTGGCCTGCAGTCCTCAGCAAGTCCTCCCAATAGAGTGAACTCTCGGGAGTCATGTTTTTgggtgtggttttttttgttgACAAGGACCCCTTCCAGGAGACCTCCTCAGGTAACCTGCTGTTCTCATTCGAAAGGAAGACACCTGCATTTCTCACCTCCAGTCCCGCCGGGTCACCCTGGTGTCTACTGACGGAGTCCAGTGAAGAAGCTCTACTCTCTGTCCAACCTCTGGTCAAGATGTGGGTGTTGAGGAGGCCTATGTGTGACCACGATGGAAGCGCACGTGTGCTTCCTAGACAGAGCAGTGAACATTTTTCTCCTTAGCAGGGAGAAACTGGCTTGAATTGTGAAGTAAACCTCAAAGCCTTGTatagttatcttttaaaaatttctagctCAACCTATTAAACATCATTAAGTAATACTATAGAACTGACATGAAAaggttatttagaaaataatttgttatgaaatgatatttttagCAGTAATATCAGAATGCGTTTTACTTGTTTAGGACCCTAGTCCTCAAGATTTCCAAACTACtcagttcttttcagttcagtcgctcagtcatgtctgactctttgtgaccccatgcatcgcagcacaccaggactccctgtccatcaccaactcccgtagttctctcagactcacgtccattgagtcagtgatgccgtccagccatctcatcctctgtcatccccttctcctcctgcccccaatccctcccagcatcagggtcttttccaatgagtcaactcttcgcatgaggccaaaatactggagtttcacctttaggatcgttccttccaaagcaatcccagggctgatctccttcagaatggactggttggatctccttacagtccaagggaccctcaagagtcttctccaacacaacacgTACTTTAAATGTtccctgaggggcttccctggaggctcagtggtgaggagtccacctgccaacagGACCACATGTGGTCCTAGAGGCTGCACGTGCTGCAGAACAGTGAGCCCGGGGGCACAGCTCCTGCCCTGTGCTCTAGACCCCGGGCCCTCACCACCAAAGCCAAGTGCACTGGAGCCtgagctccccaacaagagaggctcccacagtgagaagcctgtgcccacaactagagaggaccCACctctgccacaactagagagaagtccaTGTGGcagtgaagacacagcacagtgagaaatgaataaatgaataaaattatttcaaaagtccCTCTGACTTTACATATAGCTGCTGAGCGCTGTATGttgcaaagaaagaagagaaagatgatTGATCCATCAATGTCCTGAAGATTGCCTACATTAAATACATGAATTTCCACAAAGATCTTTGTTACTTTGAGAAATTGTTCTCTTCCAATGTGCATGTTACTAACATATGTCCTGGGAGGAAGGCTCTGGCCCACTGTTGCTAAATGTATTAAAAGCCCTGCCTGTGCCCCTTCCATTCAATCTTGTTTGATTGTGTTTGTCTCTCAGAGATGCGAAGACACCATGATGGAATTTAAGAACTTCCTTGGATTGCATTGTCCCCAGGGACCTCTTGCCCTGCTCTCTGATAACTTGCTGGGTCCTAAGGAAGACACAAGTCTGCAGCTGTGACGGGAGTGACTCTCGCCCCTTCCCGGACTCTGCAGACTGCTGTGGGGTGTCTCCCGTGCTGGGGACACAGCTGGTGGCCAGGCCTTCGTGCTCTGTCTCTGCTCTCAGCATCCGCTTCAGTCTTCTCCGTCTCTGAAAAGGAATGCTGTGGAGAAGCACTTGCCTCAAGTGCAGCTTGTCTGTGCTGCTCTGTGTCCTGAGGACCCGCTGCTGCTCCAGGGAACAGTTTAAACATCTCTATTCTCCTTCCAAGTTCTCAAGCTGCTGCTGACTTTCAACTCCAAGTTTCCGGTGCTTTGGGCTTTTCTCAAATGAGATTCCTGAACCAGGTGAGTTCCTCATAGCGCAACCAGCACATGGAATAGCCTCGATGCATGCTCAGAGGAGCCCCTGGTGTCTCCACCATTGCTCACTGTGGGGCAGGGTTCCCTCTATTTACTGTGTTTCTCTGGGAGGCTGGACAGTCTGGACCTGCAATGCTTGGCAGGCAGAGCAGGCGAAGTCACAGGAGAGTGTCTGACAGAGCCAGAACTTTCACTCAGGTTCTGCTTTGAGTTGGTGGTTTGCAGTCGTAAGGGGAAATTGACAACTAGAAACTGTAATGGAGAAGGACACAGCTGTATGAATGGAGAGGATGCCTTCATGCAGAGTGAGTGAGGAGAGCACGCTGGGGATTTCTACACTGGGAGGAAGTGAACGATTGTGATATTTGAGTGTAAGGATAagatattcacctgacctcttggcAACTGAATACCACGTCTTCAAGCATCTCTACAATTTTTTTccagggaaaaaaaattccacaacCAACAAGAGGCAGAAAATCCTTCCCAAGCATTCATCAGATCCTGAAgcatggtttgttttgttttttttttttttgatcgtTCTTTTTAGGTTActctttttgaaaaaattcagagTTACGAAAAGTGCTGGAGTGGTTATGTTCACTTCAACGTCCTCAGAGCAGCAAACAACACAGCTAGAGCTGGAGTATTTTTACTTCTAACGTGCAAATCCTAAAGAGGGCTCAAGGAATCGTAAAATGCAATTTTTAATCAAGCTGCCATTCAGGCTTGGTGTTTCTGTTTTAACGAAAAAACAAAGTAAGTCTTTTACAGTAAGAAtttaataaaggaagaaaaatcataaactgactaaatacaaaatatacatcttcccagtcagacacgactgagcgacttcactttcacttttcactttcatgcattggaaaaggaaatggcaactcactccagtattcttgcctggagaatcccagggacgggggagcctggcaggctgccgtctatggggtctcatagagtcagacacgactgaagcgacttagcagcagcagcagcatacatacatcatattttatcaacaaaataatttaaatatttataaatcgttaaataaatattaaaataaataaataaataaataaatgtccagGTAGTTAAATACATAGATAGATCAGCTTCGGCATCGGTGAGGAACCAGAGCCTATAGAGTAGAACATCATGTTGCTTAATATTCCGAAAATCATTTGACACACTGATTCAATTCAGGGAGCAATGACAGCAGAAATGAGTCTTCCACGTGGCAGGGCAGGAGGAAGTGTGGTCTTTTAGTCCATGAGAATCACTTCCATGTTGAACCAGGTGTGTGTCAGTCCTTGCTCCTGAATCTCTCCTGCAGGTTTGTTGAGGAAGAGAAGGCTCTCATGACTTCTACTCTGACAACCTCCCAGGCACAAGGGCTGTGTCCCTTCTCTTGCAGATAGAGAGTGACTCTGTGGAAGTATTTCCTCACAGCCAGGCTGGAGTCCTCCTTGAGCAGGGGAGCCCCTTgcagcccctcctcctgcctgagACAGGCTTGCAGGTCAGTGAGCTGCTGATCCAGTGTGGTGCAGAGCTTGTCCAGGAGGCTCTGGTCCCACGCGGCGGCCGAGCCCTCTGTGCTGAAGAGCTGGAAGGTGTGCTGGGTCACCTCGTGGAGCACAGAGATGGCTTGAGCCTTCTGCAACTGGCTGCCACCCAGCGCCTCCTGGGGGAATGCGAAGTCATTTCTGTCctgcaggcaggaggaaggggagaccCTCCTCAGTTGTTGCAGGAGCATCAGGACCCTCCTGTTGGCCAGGCTGTGGGTGTGAGGCAGGTGGCAGCTCTGAGAGCAGATGGCGTTGCAgctgagcagcagcagagccaggagtAAGGACCAGGCTGGGGCCATCGGGGACCTTGCAGATGCTTCTGGCGTGGGGAGGTGGGTGACTCTGTGAACCTGCTTTCTAGGTTCTCTGAAGACCTTCCTTTAGGCCTGGGGCTTAAATAGGAGCCCATGGTTTCCAGTTTCTGAAAGTTTCCTCTTACTTTCcacttttggttttgcttttctgtttgcaCTCTTCAGATGGGTTAGGGCAACACTTCTCAAtcgtttctttttttcatgttgcCCTTATTTCTTCTGCCCAGAGAGCCtttttagatatattttcttaattgcCCTGCACTGTGAAATTTTGATAACACAAATGTactgtgtatgtatttatgtactCTATGAATATCTTTTCTCTGTACATGGAAAAAGGAGGTGTAAATCTTACTCTTTGTATTCAGTGTAgttaagaaatacataaaattttaagctataatttaaatgtaaaagctactgaaatttatttttttataaacagTTTTCTGAGTGACTTTTAATGTcatatgtttacttttataagtAGGTATATATCCAATtacatattgaaataaaatttacataaatacTTTTAATAATACCAAGATATAGACATACTTAAAAGTCATTCAAAGCTGCTCAAATCATTGAATAACTTAAAATAGgtctttaatatttaatttaagtATTCATCACTGAATTTTCTTCatgtcagaaaataatttttagttttactgcCTGCTAGATATTCATCGGATATTAtcaacattttttctctttaagactTTGACATGTTGAAACTTTGTAGAATTTTGTAAGAAATGAtaacatttttgtattttatttacaaataaattttccatttttatgtaaTTTCTGGAGCCCAAATCACAGTGACCTTCAAACATAAGCAACATGCATGAGACAGACAATGGTTTCTCAGAAGTACAGAGAGGGCAGCTCTCACAATATGACTGTGAGATCAAGCAAATGATGGAAAGTCCTCCAGTGAACCATCTACTCACCTTAGATGGTACCACTGGCCTTGTATACAATCTGTTTATATTCCATAAACTCAATCTCAATGCTTCTCTTATGTATGAGACACAAGAAAGgccaaagacagaaataaatactAAGGGGTTAGATTTTGTTGTATCAGGTTGAGCTTTGACGTGTAATAACTAATCATTGTAATGACAAGATTTGTTCATATTCCAGAAAACTAATGCCTGCATGCATGGAAGTAGCATTATCCCCAGTGAGAAGCCATGATTTAGGAATCATGATGCATGTGAATCTTTCTCTCTGTTCCGTTGCACCAAATTTCAGATTTGCCAAATGACTTTCAAGTTCCAATCCAAGTCtattgttttcaaataaaaggaaacaatctTTGTAATTAATTCAGAACGggataaatattatttcatgGAATATTTAAATTTTGGCTCTGCTCCTGAATTCATTTTACAGTGGATTTTATGTTGTCTTGTCCCCTTATGTTCCAAACTTCAAATAA contains:
- the LOC138080975 gene encoding interferon alpha-1-like, with translation MAPAWSLLLALLLLSCNAICSQSCHLPHTHSLANRRVLMLLQQLRRVSPSSCLQDRNDFAFPQEALGGSQLQKAQAISVLHEVTQHTFQLFSTEGSAAAWDQSLLDKLCTTLDQQLTDLQACLRQEEGLQGAPLLKEDSSLAVRKYFHRVTLYLQEKGHSPCAWEVVRVEVMRAFSSSTNLQERFRSKD